A single region of the Mannheimia bovis genome encodes:
- the cydC gene encoding heme ABC transporter ATP-binding protein/permease CydC, with translation MKSLFPFFSLYQTHFGRLLLGIVLAILGLAASIGLLSLSGWFLAASFLAANAIIFNFFYPAGGVRGLAIFRTASRYFEKLVTHDATFRVLANLRVSVFKKLIPLSPSGLNRFRNSELLNRLVADVDTLDTLYLNLISPFVSAVMIILFMAIGLSFVSVPLMLIICGTLLALLIVIPTVFYRLGLKLGRKAIQNRANYRSQFIEWVQLNAEFLLFGNLNQASEKLQSTERQWLNAQSKESRLSGLSNSLLILSNGMLTCVVIYLVSTAINVPTAKYPEALIALVVFCVMASAEILSPIGIAFLHLGQVITAAERINEITEQQPSVQFNGAAQWQNLAKNQPLVRFENVNFAYNGEQQVLNNLSLDVLKGQKVAILGKTGSGKSTIFQLLNRNYSPTSGQIWLNNCKIEDFSENILRSKLVTLSQRVHIFSQTLRDNLLMGNATATDEQMIDVVQKVGLGYLLETEGLKLWLGEGGRPLSGGEQRRLGLARLLLSSAELVLLDEPTEGLDRETEQLILNLILTHCADRTLLMITHRQSGLDKFDVIYRMDNGKLLN, from the coding sequence ATGAAATCATTGTTCCCATTCTTTTCTCTCTATCAAACTCATTTTGGGCGTTTGTTATTAGGTATTGTACTGGCAATTTTAGGTTTAGCGGCAAGTATTGGTTTATTAAGCCTATCAGGTTGGTTTTTAGCGGCTTCTTTTTTAGCGGCTAATGCGATTATTTTTAATTTCTTTTACCCTGCTGGAGGGGTAAGAGGTTTAGCTATTTTCCGTACCGCTTCACGCTATTTTGAAAAACTGGTTACGCACGATGCAACCTTCCGTGTATTGGCAAACTTGCGTGTGAGTGTATTTAAAAAGTTAATTCCTCTTAGCCCAAGTGGTTTAAACCGTTTTAGAAATAGTGAATTGTTGAACCGCTTAGTGGCTGATGTTGATACGTTAGATACGCTTTATCTCAACCTCATCTCACCGTTTGTGAGTGCGGTAATGATTATCCTATTTATGGCAATTGGTTTGTCATTTGTTTCCGTGCCATTAATGCTGATTATTTGTGGTACGCTATTGGCGTTGCTAATTGTTATCCCGACGGTGTTTTACCGTTTAGGGCTGAAGTTAGGGCGAAAGGCAATACAAAATCGAGCAAATTATCGCAGTCAATTTATTGAGTGGGTTCAACTGAATGCTGAATTTTTATTATTCGGCAATTTAAATCAAGCAAGTGAAAAATTACAGAGTACCGAACGCCAATGGCTCAACGCACAAAGCAAAGAGAGCAGACTTTCGGGGTTATCGAATAGCTTATTAATACTTTCAAACGGTATGTTGACTTGTGTGGTCATCTATTTAGTTTCCACCGCAATTAATGTGCCTACAGCGAAATACCCTGAAGCCTTAATTGCATTGGTTGTTTTCTGTGTAATGGCATCAGCTGAAATTCTTAGCCCAATTGGCATTGCATTTTTACATCTAGGTCAGGTCATAACTGCCGCAGAACGCATTAATGAAATTACCGAACAGCAACCAAGTGTACAATTTAATGGAGCGGCACAATGGCAAAATTTAGCGAAAAATCAACCGCTTGTACGTTTTGAAAATGTCAATTTTGCTTATAATGGCGAGCAGCAGGTCTTAAATAATCTGTCTTTAGACGTGCTAAAAGGACAAAAAGTGGCTATTTTAGGCAAAACAGGAAGCGGAAAATCGACCATTTTTCAACTGTTAAACCGCAATTACAGCCCAACAAGCGGTCAAATTTGGCTAAATAATTGCAAAATTGAAGATTTTTCGGAAAATATTTTGCGTTCAAAATTAGTTACCTTAAGCCAGCGTGTGCATATTTTCAGCCAAACGTTGCGTGATAATTTATTAATGGGAAACGCAACAGCCACCGATGAGCAAATGATTGACGTCGTGCAAAAAGTCGGCTTAGGCTACTTACTTGAAACCGAAGGGTTAAAACTTTGGCTCGGCGAAGGCGGCAGACCGCTTTCAGGGGGAGAACAACGCCGCTTAGGGCTTGCCCGTTTACTGTTAAGTTCAGCAGAATTAGTCTTGTTAGACGAACCGACCGAAGGGCTGGATCGGGAAACAGAACAGTTGATCTTAAATCTCATTCTAACGCATTGTGCAGACCGAACGTTATTGATGATTACCCATAGACAAAGTGGCTTAGATAAATTTGATGTGATTTATCGAATGGATAATGGAAAGTTGTTGAATTAA
- the hflD gene encoding high frequency lysogenization protein HflD produces MADYHDITIAYAGVCQAANLVQQFAHKGTADRDMFRQSIRSLLVTQPESTLSVFGDDLSHLKMGLETALSQTGGGNGKLDTEVGRYWISLIALSQKLDKTPEAKQQLAQRLQQIERQLSLYEDDVLADQMIANLAAIYSDIISPLGTKIHVVGMQDYLVRPDIQHKIRASLLAGIRAAILWQQVGGSRWQFLFSRKKIFNQAQQLYRQI; encoded by the coding sequence ATGGCGGATTATCACGATATTACGATTGCGTATGCGGGCGTATGCCAAGCGGCGAATTTAGTGCAGCAATTTGCACATAAAGGCACGGCAGATAGAGATATGTTTAGGCAATCTATTCGTAGCTTATTAGTTACGCAACCTGAATCTACGCTAAGTGTATTTGGCGATGACCTTTCTCATCTCAAAATGGGGTTGGAAACGGCATTATCTCAAACAGGTGGTGGCAATGGTAAGCTAGATACTGAAGTCGGGCGTTATTGGATAAGCCTGATTGCACTGAGTCAAAAACTGGATAAAACCCCTGAAGCCAAACAGCAACTTGCTCAACGTTTGCAACAAATTGAACGCCAATTGTCGTTATATGAAGATGATGTTTTAGCCGATCAGATGATTGCTAATTTAGCCGCAATTTATAGTGATATTATCAGCCCGTTAGGCACGAAAATTCACGTGGTGGGAATGCAAGATTACTTGGTTCGCCCTGATATTCAACATAAAATTCGAGCTTCACTTCTTGCGGGAATTCGTGCCGCAATTTTATGGCAACAAGTGGGCGGCAGCCGTTGGCAATTTTTATTTTCCCGCAAGAAAATTTTCAATCAAGCTCAACAGCTTTATCGTCAAATTTAA
- the purB gene encoding adenylosuccinate lyase codes for MELTALTALSPIDGRYQDKVTSLRPIFSEFGLLKFRVEVEVRWLQKLASHAQIKEVPAFSEKANDYLNQIVANFSLEDANRIKTIERTTNHDVKAVEYFLKEKCEVLPELQAVNEFIHFACTSEDINNTSHALMLKTAREEVLLPEWKKVIDAVVELAKRYQHIPLLSRTHGQPASPTTMGKEMANVAYRLQRQYKQLENLEILAKINGAVGNYNAHLSAYPEVDWHTFSQEFVESLGVTWNPYTTQIEPHDYIAEFFDCVARFNTIIIDFDRDMWGYIALNHFKQRTVAGEIGSSTMPHKVNPIDFENSEGNLGLANAVMAHLGQKLPISRWQRDLTDSTVLRNLGVGLGYALIAYASTLKGISKLEVNEQHLRDELNQNWEVLAEPIQTVMRRYGIEKPYEKLKELTRGKRVDETAMREFIEKLDIPENEKARLKEMTPATYIGYAVELVDKL; via the coding sequence ATGGAACTTACTGCTTTAACTGCGTTATCCCCAATTGATGGACGTTATCAAGATAAGGTAACCAGCCTTCGTCCAATTTTTAGTGAATTCGGATTATTAAAATTCCGTGTAGAGGTTGAGGTTCGCTGGTTACAGAAATTGGCATCTCACGCACAAATCAAGGAAGTTCCTGCTTTTTCAGAAAAAGCAAACGATTACTTAAACCAAATTGTGGCAAATTTCTCGTTGGAAGATGCAAATCGTATCAAAACCATCGAGCGTACCACCAACCACGATGTAAAAGCAGTTGAGTATTTCTTAAAAGAGAAATGTGAAGTTTTACCTGAGTTACAAGCGGTAAATGAATTTATTCATTTTGCCTGTACTTCGGAAGACATTAATAATACTTCGCACGCATTAATGCTAAAAACCGCACGTGAAGAGGTATTATTACCTGAATGGAAAAAAGTGATTGATGCAGTAGTGGAGCTTGCAAAACGTTATCAACATATTCCGTTACTTTCACGTACTCACGGTCAGCCGGCAAGCCCAACAACGATGGGTAAAGAGATGGCAAATGTAGCGTATCGTTTACAACGTCAATATAAACAGTTAGAAAATTTAGAGATTTTAGCGAAAATTAATGGTGCAGTAGGTAACTACAATGCTCATTTATCGGCTTATCCTGAAGTTGATTGGCATACTTTCAGCCAAGAATTTGTAGAATCTTTAGGCGTAACTTGGAATCCGTATACCACTCAAATTGAACCGCACGATTACATTGCAGAGTTTTTTGATTGTGTTGCACGTTTTAACACTATCATCATCGACTTCGACCGTGATATGTGGGGTTACATTGCGTTAAATCACTTCAAACAACGCACTGTTGCAGGTGAAATCGGCTCAAGCACAATGCCGCATAAAGTGAACCCGATTGACTTTGAAAACTCAGAAGGTAACTTAGGCTTGGCAAATGCGGTAATGGCTCACTTAGGTCAAAAGCTCCCAATTTCCCGCTGGCAGCGTGATTTAACCGATTCAACAGTGTTACGTAATTTAGGCGTAGGTTTAGGCTATGCGTTAATTGCTTATGCCTCAACCTTGAAAGGCATTAGCAAATTAGAGGTGAACGAGCAGCATTTACGTGATGAACTCAACCAAAACTGGGAAGTGCTTGCTGAGCCAATTCAAACGGTGATGCGTCGTTACGGTATTGAAAAACCGTACGAGAAGCTGAAAGAATTAACGCGTGGTAAACGTGTTGATGAAACGGCAATGCGTGAGTTCATTGAGAAGTTGGACATTCCTGAAAATGAGAAAGCTCGCTTGAAAGAGATGACACCGGCAACCTATATCGGCTATGCTGTCGAGCTCGTTGATAAGTTGTAA
- a CDS encoding DeoR/GlpR family transcriptional regulator gives MKQANRHKRIIELVNQLGYVSTEELVAQMDVSPQTIRRDLNEMAENNLIRRHHGGAAAPSNTENSDYTHRKQFFSQEKNAIAQQVAKLIPNGASVFLDIGTTSEAVALALLSHKNLKVVTNNLNAAHILMKNPDCQITVAGGNLRSDGGLIGEETVRFINQFRLDFGVLGISAVDLDGSMLDYDYHEVQVKRALMECSRQVLLVTDHSKFSRNAIVRLGNVKEVNYLFTDKDLPLELQTHLSQSDVIVKICNE, from the coding sequence ATGAAACAGGCAAATAGACATAAAAGAATTATTGAGCTGGTTAATCAGCTTGGTTATGTCAGCACGGAAGAGCTGGTGGCTCAGATGGATGTTAGCCCACAAACAATTCGCCGTGATTTAAATGAAATGGCTGAAAATAACCTTATCCGCCGTCATCACGGTGGTGCAGCCGCCCCTTCTAATACCGAAAATAGTGATTATACACACCGCAAGCAATTTTTCTCCCAAGAGAAGAATGCAATTGCTCAGCAAGTCGCAAAACTTATTCCGAACGGAGCATCTGTATTTTTAGATATCGGTACAACATCAGAAGCTGTTGCATTGGCACTACTTTCACATAAAAATTTAAAAGTAGTAACCAATAATCTGAATGCAGCACATATTTTAATGAAAAATCCGGATTGCCAAATTACCGTTGCAGGAGGGAATTTACGAAGCGATGGTGGATTAATTGGCGAAGAAACGGTGCGTTTTATCAATCAATTCCGTTTAGATTTCGGCGTATTAGGCATTAGTGCGGTAGATTTAGACGGCTCAATGCTGGATTATGATTATCACGAAGTACAGGTAAAAAGAGCGTTAATGGAGTGTTCCAGACAGGTTTTACTGGTTACCGATCACTCAAAATTCAGCCGTAATGCGATTGTTCGTTTGGGAAATGTTAAAGAAGTAAATTATTTGTTTACAGATAAGGATTTGCCGTTAGAATTACAAACACATTTAAGTCAATCAGACGTTATCGTTAAAATTTGTAATGAATAA
- the ubiA gene encoding 4-hydroxybenzoate octaprenyltransferase — protein sequence MNKGSFFSKQKWTAYAQLMRFDKPIGTLLLLHPTLWALFVASDGMPPLSILLIFTLGVIVMRAAGCVINDYADREIDGHVKRTSQRPLATGRVSTTEAKIIFAILLLMAFGLDLLLNRYAFLLSFVAVFLAVIYPFMKRFTHLPQVVLGMAFGWSIPMAFGAVSEALPLECWLLFLANLVWTVAYDTQYAMVDRDDDLRIGVKSTAILFAQYDNKIIALLQFITLILLTLIGIVQAYNIGYFIVLALSATLFIYQCWLTKKRERSECFKAFLNNHYFGLGVFIAILVGIYF from the coding sequence ATGAATAAAGGCAGTTTTTTCTCTAAACAAAAATGGACGGCATACGCCCAATTAATGCGGTTCGACAAGCCTATTGGCACATTGTTATTACTTCACCCAACGTTATGGGCGTTATTTGTGGCATCTGACGGAATGCCGCCGCTTTCTATTTTGCTGATTTTTACACTTGGTGTAATTGTAATGCGTGCGGCAGGTTGTGTGATTAATGATTATGCAGATAGAGAGATTGACGGACACGTCAAACGTACTTCGCAACGCCCGCTCGCTACAGGGCGAGTTTCAACGACTGAGGCGAAAATCATTTTTGCGATTTTGTTACTAATGGCATTTGGGCTGGATTTGTTGCTCAACCGTTACGCCTTTTTGCTTTCGTTTGTTGCGGTATTTTTAGCGGTGATTTATCCGTTTATGAAACGCTTTACTCATTTGCCGCAAGTGGTTTTAGGAATGGCGTTTGGCTGGTCAATTCCAATGGCGTTTGGAGCGGTAAGTGAAGCCCTTCCACTTGAATGCTGGTTACTCTTTTTGGCAAATCTCGTCTGGACAGTGGCGTATGATACCCAATATGCAATGGTGGATCGTGATGACGATCTGCGTATTGGGGTAAAATCCACTGCGATTTTGTTCGCACAATATGATAATAAAATCATAGCCTTATTGCAGTTTATTACCTTGATATTATTGACGTTAATCGGCATTGTACAGGCGTATAATATTGGTTATTTCATCGTATTAGCATTAAGTGCAACATTGTTTATCTACCAATGTTGGCTCACTAAAAAACGAGAACGCAGCGAATGCTTCAAAGCCTTTTTAAATAATCACTATTTTGGATTAGGTGTGTTTATTGCAATTTTAGTCGGGATTTATTTCTAG